A single window of Leopardus geoffroyi isolate Oge1 chromosome D4, O.geoffroyi_Oge1_pat1.0, whole genome shotgun sequence DNA harbors:
- the TRAF2 gene encoding TNF receptor-associated factor 2 isoform X1 produces the protein MAAASVTPPGSLDVLQPGFSKTLLGTKPEDKYLCSACRNVLRRPFQAQCGHRYCSYCLTSILSSGPQNCAACVHEGIYEEGISILESGSAFPDNAARREVESLPAVCPSDGCTWKGTLKEYESCHEGHCPFMLTECPACRGLVRLGEKERHSEQECPERSLSCRHCRAPCCWADLKAHHEVCPKFPLTCDGCGKKKISREKFQDHVRACGRCRVPCRFRAVGCPEMVESEKQQQHEAQWLREHLAMLLGGLLEARHPSGADGRFLGQGEVGGWEAGTLHPEAELPKAAELRQRCEALERKTATFENIVCVLNREVERVAMTAEACGRQHRLDQDRIEALSNKVQQLERSIGLKDLAMAELEQKVHEMEASTFDGVFIWKISDFARKRQEAVAGRTPAIFSPAFYTSRYGYKMCLRIYLNGDGTGRGTHLSLFFVVMKGPNDALLRWPFNQKVTLMLLDQNNREHVIDAFRPDVTSSSFQRPVSDMNIASGCPLFCPVSKMEAKNSYVRDDAIFVKAIVDLTGL, from the exons ATGGCTGCGGCCAGCGTGACCCCTCCCGGCTCCCTAGACGTGTTGCAGCCCGGCTTCTCAAAGACCCTGCTGGGGACCAAGCCAGAGGACAAGTACCTGTGCTCGGCCTGCAGGAACGTCCTGCGCAGGCCCTTCCAGGCACAGTGCGGCCACCGCTACTGCTCCTACTGCCTGACCAGCATCCTGAG CTCCGGGCCTCAGAACTGTGCCGCCTGTGTGCACGAAGGCATATACGAAGAGGGCATCTCTATTTTGGAAAGCGGTTCG GCGTTCCCGGACAACGCTGCGCGCAGGGAGGTGGAGAGCCTGCCGGCCGTGTGTCCCAGCGACGGCTGCACCTGGAAGGGGACCCTGAAAGAGTATGAG AGCTGCCACGAGGGACACTGCCCGTTCATGCTGACCGAGTGCCCGGCGTGCAGAGGCCTGGTTCGCCTCGGGGAGAAGGAGCGGCACTCGGAACAAGAGTGCCCAGAGAGGAGCCTCAGCTGCAGGCACTGCCGGGCGCCCTGCTGCTGGGCCGACCTGAAG GCGCACCACGAAGTCTGCCCCAAGTTCCCCCTGACCTGTGACGGCTGTGGCAAGAAGAAGATCTCCCGCGAGAAA TTCCAGGACCACGTCCGGGCATGTGGCAGATGCCGAGTCCCgtgcaggttccgtgctgtcggCTGCCCCGAGATG GTGGAGagtgagaagcagcagcagcacgaGGCCCAGTGGCTCCGGGAGCACCTGGCCATGCTGCTGGGCGGCCTCCTGGAGGCCAGGCACCCGTCGGGGGCCGATGGCCGCTTCCTGGGCCAAGGCGAGGTCGGGGGCTGGGAAGCTGGCACGCTGCACCCCGAGGCCGAGCTCCCCAAGGCCGCGGAGCTCCGGCAGCGGTGTGAGGCCCTGGAGAGGAAGACGGCCACCTTCGAGAACATCGTCTGCGTCCTGAACCGGGAGGTGGAGAGGGTGGCCATGACCGCCGAGGCCTGTGGCCGGCAGCACCGACTGGACCAGGACAGGATCGAGGCCCTGAGTAACAAG GTGCAGCAGCTGGAGAGGAGCATCGGCCTGAAGGACCTGGCCATGGCCGAGCTGGAGCAGAAGGTCCACGAGATGGAGGCGTCCACCTTTGACGGCGTGTTTATCTGGAAGATCTCGGATTTCGCCAGGAAGCGCCAAGAAGCTGTGGCTGGCCGCACGCCCGCCATCTTCTCTCCAG CCTTCTACACGAGCAGGTATGGCTACAAGATGTGTCTGCGCATCTACCTGAACGGAGATGGCACCGGGCGCGGGACACACCTGTCCCTCTTCTTTGTGGTGATGAAGGGCCCCAACGACGCCCTCCTGCGGTGGCCCTTCAACCAGAAG GTGACCTTAATGCTGCTTGACCAGAACAACCGGGAGCATGTGATCGACGCCTTTAGACCCGACGTGACCTCGTCCTCCTTCCAGAGGCCGGTCAGTGACATGAACATCGCGAGCGGCTGCCCCCTCTTCTGCCCCGTTTCCAAGATGGAGGCCAAGAATTCCTACGTGCGCGATGACGCCATCTTCGTCAAGGCCATTGTGGACCTGACGGGGCTCTAG
- the TRAF2 gene encoding TNF receptor-associated factor 2 isoform X2: MAAASVTPPGSLDVLQPGFSKTLLGTKPEDKYLCSACRNVLRRPFQAQCGHRYCSYCLTSILSSGPQNCAACVHEGIYEEGISILESGSAFPDNAARREVESLPAVCPSDGCTWKGTLKEYESCHEGHCPFMLTECPACRGLVRLGEKERHSEQECPERSLSCRHCRAPCCWADLKAHHEVCPKFPLTCDGCGKKKISREKFQDHVRACGRCRVPCRFRAVGCPEMVESEKQQQHEAQWLREHLAMLLGGLLEARHPSGADGRFLGQGEVGGWEAGTLHPEAELPKAAELRQRCEALERKTATFENIVCVLNREVERVAMTAEACGRQHRLDQDRIEALSNKQLERSIGLKDLAMAELEQKVHEMEASTFDGVFIWKISDFARKRQEAVAGRTPAIFSPAFYTSRYGYKMCLRIYLNGDGTGRGTHLSLFFVVMKGPNDALLRWPFNQKVTLMLLDQNNREHVIDAFRPDVTSSSFQRPVSDMNIASGCPLFCPVSKMEAKNSYVRDDAIFVKAIVDLTGL; the protein is encoded by the exons ATGGCTGCGGCCAGCGTGACCCCTCCCGGCTCCCTAGACGTGTTGCAGCCCGGCTTCTCAAAGACCCTGCTGGGGACCAAGCCAGAGGACAAGTACCTGTGCTCGGCCTGCAGGAACGTCCTGCGCAGGCCCTTCCAGGCACAGTGCGGCCACCGCTACTGCTCCTACTGCCTGACCAGCATCCTGAG CTCCGGGCCTCAGAACTGTGCCGCCTGTGTGCACGAAGGCATATACGAAGAGGGCATCTCTATTTTGGAAAGCGGTTCG GCGTTCCCGGACAACGCTGCGCGCAGGGAGGTGGAGAGCCTGCCGGCCGTGTGTCCCAGCGACGGCTGCACCTGGAAGGGGACCCTGAAAGAGTATGAG AGCTGCCACGAGGGACACTGCCCGTTCATGCTGACCGAGTGCCCGGCGTGCAGAGGCCTGGTTCGCCTCGGGGAGAAGGAGCGGCACTCGGAACAAGAGTGCCCAGAGAGGAGCCTCAGCTGCAGGCACTGCCGGGCGCCCTGCTGCTGGGCCGACCTGAAG GCGCACCACGAAGTCTGCCCCAAGTTCCCCCTGACCTGTGACGGCTGTGGCAAGAAGAAGATCTCCCGCGAGAAA TTCCAGGACCACGTCCGGGCATGTGGCAGATGCCGAGTCCCgtgcaggttccgtgctgtcggCTGCCCCGAGATG GTGGAGagtgagaagcagcagcagcacgaGGCCCAGTGGCTCCGGGAGCACCTGGCCATGCTGCTGGGCGGCCTCCTGGAGGCCAGGCACCCGTCGGGGGCCGATGGCCGCTTCCTGGGCCAAGGCGAGGTCGGGGGCTGGGAAGCTGGCACGCTGCACCCCGAGGCCGAGCTCCCCAAGGCCGCGGAGCTCCGGCAGCGGTGTGAGGCCCTGGAGAGGAAGACGGCCACCTTCGAGAACATCGTCTGCGTCCTGAACCGGGAGGTGGAGAGGGTGGCCATGACCGCCGAGGCCTGTGGCCGGCAGCACCGACTGGACCAGGACAGGATCGAGGCCCTGAGTAACAAG CAGCTGGAGAGGAGCATCGGCCTGAAGGACCTGGCCATGGCCGAGCTGGAGCAGAAGGTCCACGAGATGGAGGCGTCCACCTTTGACGGCGTGTTTATCTGGAAGATCTCGGATTTCGCCAGGAAGCGCCAAGAAGCTGTGGCTGGCCGCACGCCCGCCATCTTCTCTCCAG CCTTCTACACGAGCAGGTATGGCTACAAGATGTGTCTGCGCATCTACCTGAACGGAGATGGCACCGGGCGCGGGACACACCTGTCCCTCTTCTTTGTGGTGATGAAGGGCCCCAACGACGCCCTCCTGCGGTGGCCCTTCAACCAGAAG GTGACCTTAATGCTGCTTGACCAGAACAACCGGGAGCATGTGATCGACGCCTTTAGACCCGACGTGACCTCGTCCTCCTTCCAGAGGCCGGTCAGTGACATGAACATCGCGAGCGGCTGCCCCCTCTTCTGCCCCGTTTCCAAGATGGAGGCCAAGAATTCCTACGTGCGCGATGACGCCATCTTCGTCAAGGCCATTGTGGACCTGACGGGGCTCTAG
- the FBXW5 gene encoding F-box/WD repeat-containing protein 5 isoform X5, with the protein MPQGSRRQPGGLHHRDAAAGAAGRKRVRRPRPGAGPGAAQPGRGGRAATSWYEEFRRLYDTVPCVEVQTLKEHTDQVLHLSFSHSGYQFASCSKDCTVKIWNNDLTVSLLHSADMRPYNWSYTQFSQFNQDDSLLLASGVFLGPHNSSSGEIAVISLDNFALLSRVRNKPYDVFGCWLTETSLISGNLHRIGDITSCSVLWLNNAFQVRARVPPAAVASSACCPPAVSHPQDVESENVNVVKRLFKIQNLNASTIRTVMVADCSRFDSPDLLLDDGATPGRVFDLGGDSEDEAVGPGPAPARTKEGLRRFLDGLLDGRAQPQLSEHALETQVAELLAQGRTKPPEHSTAAARKLLVFTTGCLTYSPHQIGIKQILPHQMTTAGPVLGEGRGSDAFFDALDHVIDVHGHIIGMGLSPDNRYLYVNSRAWPSGSVVADPMQPPPIAEEIDLLVFDLKTMREVKRALRAHRAYTPNDQCFFIFLDVSRDFVASGAEDRHGYIWDRHYNICLAKLRHQDVVNSVVFSPQEQELLLTASDDATIKAWRSPRTVRIHQAPRPRPHPFFSWFASQRR; encoded by the exons cggcCACATCCTGGTATGAAGAGTTTCGGCGGCTCTACGACACGGTGCCCTGCGTGGAAGTGCAGACGCTCAAGGAGCACACGGACCAGGTCCTGCACCTCAGCTTCTCGCACTCGGGCTACCAGTTTGCTTCCTGCTCCAAGGACTGCACGGTGAAG ATCTGGAACAACGACCTGACCGTCTCGCTGCTGCACAGCGCGGACATGCGGCCCTATAACTGGAGCTACACCCAGTTCTCCCAGTTCAACCAGGACGACTCGCTGCTGCTGGCGTCCGGGGTGTTCCTGGGGCCCCACAACTCCTCGTCTGGTGAGATCGCAGTCATCAGCCTAG ACAACTTCGCCCTGCTGTCCCGGGTGCGCAACAAGCCGTACGACGTGTTTGGCTGCTGGCTCACGGAGACCAGCCTGATCTCGGGGAACCTGCACCGCATCGGAGACATTACCTCCTGCTCGGTGCTCTGGCTCAACAACGCCTTCCAGGTGCGGGCGCGTGTGCCCCCTGCGGCTGTCGCCTCCTCGGCCTGCTGCCCACCTGCTGTCTCCCACCCCCAGGACGTGGAGTCCGAGAACGTCAACGTGGTAAAGCGGCTCTTCAAGATCCAGAACCTTAACGCCAGCACCATCCGCACAGTGATGGTGGCCGACTGCAGCCGCTTCGACAGCCCGGACCTCCTGCTGGATGACGGTGCCACCCCCGGCCGCGTCTTCGACCTGGGCGGCGACAGTGAGGACGAGGCGGTGGGCCCGGGGCCGGCTCCGGCCCGCACCAAGGAGGGCTTGCGGCGCTTCCTGGACGGGCTCCTGGACGGGCGGGCGCAGCCCCAGCTGTCAGAGCACGCGCTGGAGACACAGGTGGCCGAGCTGCTGGCCCAGGGCCGCACCAAGCCCCCCGAGCACAGCACGGCCGCTGCCCGCAAGCTCCTCGTCTTCACCACGGGCTGCCTCACCTACTCGCCGCACCAGATCG GCATTAAGCAGATCCTGCCACACCAGATGACCACAGCCGGGCCTGTGCTGGGTGAGGGGCGGGGCTCAGATGCCTTCTTTGATGCTCTGGACCACGTCATCGACGTGCACGGACACATCATCGGCATGGGCTTGTCCCCGGACAACAG GTATCTGTACGTGAACAGCCGAGCCTGGCCGAGCGGTTCTGTGGTGGCCGACCCCATGCAGCCACCGCCCATCGCAGAGGAGATCGACCTGCTGGTGTTTGACCTCAAGACCATGCGGGAGGTGAAGCGGGCTCTGCGGGCCCACCGCGCCTACACACCCAACGACCAGTGCTTCTTCATCTTCCTGGACGTCAGCAGGGACTTCGTGGCCAG CGGGGCCGAAGACCGGCACGGCTACATCTGGGACCGGCACTACAACATCTGCCTGGCGAAGCTGCGGCACCAGGACGTGGTCAACTCTGTGGTCTTCAGCCCCCAGGAGCAGGAGCTGCTGCTGACGGCCAGCGACGACGCCACCATCAAAGCCTGGCGTTCGCCGCGCACCGTGCGCATCCACCAGGCCCCGCGTCCTCGTCCCCACCCGTTTTTCTCCTGGTTTGCCAGCCAGAGGCGCTGA
- the FBXW5 gene encoding F-box/WD repeat-containing protein 5 isoform X6, which translates to MPQGSRRQPGGLHHRDAAAGAAGRKRVRRPRPGAGPGAAQPGRGGRAATSWYEEFRRLYDTVPCVEVQTLKEHTDQVLHLSFSHSGYQFASCSKDCTVKIWNNDLTVSLLHSADMRPYNWSYTQFSQFNQDDSLLLASGVFLGPHNSSSGEIAVISLDNFALLSRVRNKPYDVFGCWLTETSLISGNLHRIGDITSCSVLWLNNAFQDVESENVNVVKRLFKIQNLNASTIRTVMVADCSRFDSPDLLLDDGATPGRVFDLGGDSEDEAVGPGPAPARTKEGLRRFLDGLLDGRAQPQLSEHALETQVAELLAQGRTKPPEHSTAAARKLLVFTTGCLTYSPHQIGIKQILPHQMTTAGPVLGEGRGSDAFFDALDHVIDVHGHIIGMGLSPDNRYLYVNSRAWPSGSVVADPMQPPPIAEEIDLLVFDLKTMREVKRALRAHRAYTPNDQCFFIFLDVSRDFVASGAEDRHGYIWDRHYNICLAKLRHQDVVNSVVFSPQEQELLLTASDDATIKAWRSPRTVRIHQAPRPRPHPFFSWFASQRR; encoded by the exons cggcCACATCCTGGTATGAAGAGTTTCGGCGGCTCTACGACACGGTGCCCTGCGTGGAAGTGCAGACGCTCAAGGAGCACACGGACCAGGTCCTGCACCTCAGCTTCTCGCACTCGGGCTACCAGTTTGCTTCCTGCTCCAAGGACTGCACGGTGAAG ATCTGGAACAACGACCTGACCGTCTCGCTGCTGCACAGCGCGGACATGCGGCCCTATAACTGGAGCTACACCCAGTTCTCCCAGTTCAACCAGGACGACTCGCTGCTGCTGGCGTCCGGGGTGTTCCTGGGGCCCCACAACTCCTCGTCTGGTGAGATCGCAGTCATCAGCCTAG ACAACTTCGCCCTGCTGTCCCGGGTGCGCAACAAGCCGTACGACGTGTTTGGCTGCTGGCTCACGGAGACCAGCCTGATCTCGGGGAACCTGCACCGCATCGGAGACATTACCTCCTGCTCGGTGCTCTGGCTCAACAACGCCTTCCAG GACGTGGAGTCCGAGAACGTCAACGTGGTAAAGCGGCTCTTCAAGATCCAGAACCTTAACGCCAGCACCATCCGCACAGTGATGGTGGCCGACTGCAGCCGCTTCGACAGCCCGGACCTCCTGCTGGATGACGGTGCCACCCCCGGCCGCGTCTTCGACCTGGGCGGCGACAGTGAGGACGAGGCGGTGGGCCCGGGGCCGGCTCCGGCCCGCACCAAGGAGGGCTTGCGGCGCTTCCTGGACGGGCTCCTGGACGGGCGGGCGCAGCCCCAGCTGTCAGAGCACGCGCTGGAGACACAGGTGGCCGAGCTGCTGGCCCAGGGCCGCACCAAGCCCCCCGAGCACAGCACGGCCGCTGCCCGCAAGCTCCTCGTCTTCACCACGGGCTGCCTCACCTACTCGCCGCACCAGATCG GCATTAAGCAGATCCTGCCACACCAGATGACCACAGCCGGGCCTGTGCTGGGTGAGGGGCGGGGCTCAGATGCCTTCTTTGATGCTCTGGACCACGTCATCGACGTGCACGGACACATCATCGGCATGGGCTTGTCCCCGGACAACAG GTATCTGTACGTGAACAGCCGAGCCTGGCCGAGCGGTTCTGTGGTGGCCGACCCCATGCAGCCACCGCCCATCGCAGAGGAGATCGACCTGCTGGTGTTTGACCTCAAGACCATGCGGGAGGTGAAGCGGGCTCTGCGGGCCCACCGCGCCTACACACCCAACGACCAGTGCTTCTTCATCTTCCTGGACGTCAGCAGGGACTTCGTGGCCAG CGGGGCCGAAGACCGGCACGGCTACATCTGGGACCGGCACTACAACATCTGCCTGGCGAAGCTGCGGCACCAGGACGTGGTCAACTCTGTGGTCTTCAGCCCCCAGGAGCAGGAGCTGCTGCTGACGGCCAGCGACGACGCCACCATCAAAGCCTGGCGTTCGCCGCGCACCGTGCGCATCCACCAGGCCCCGCGTCCTCGTCCCCACCCGTTTTTCTCCTGGTTTGCCAGCCAGAGGCGCTGA